One segment of Salvia splendens isolate huo1 chromosome 20, SspV2, whole genome shotgun sequence DNA contains the following:
- the LOC121781195 gene encoding uncharacterized protein LOC121781195: MSQTENSTSKTVKFLYSYGGKIVPRPTDGELRYAGGSTRVLAVDRSISYAELLVKFVESCGSSMILKCKLPTEDLDVLVSVKSDEELDIVMKAYERVSPESKIRAVLFPMKSVKKISAPSSPVSCFDFPSISKRNPPPQCRISSAAYPVVGYPRGLSSDLHSIVVGTKRGKTQVSIFFL, translated from the exons ATGTCTCAAACAGAAAACTCAACCAGCAAAACAGTTAAATTCCTCTACAGTTACGGCGGCAAAATCGTTCCCCGCCCTACCGACGGCGAACTCCGCTACGCCGGTGGATCTACTCGCGTTCTCGCCGTCGATCGTTCCATTTCATATGCAG AACTTTTGGTAAAATTCGTTGAATCGTGTGGATCTTCAATGATTTTGAAGTGCAAACTACCGACAGAGGATCTGGACGTTTTAGTTTCAGTCAAATCCGACGAAGAACTAGATATTGTGATGAAGGCGTACGAAAGAGTTTCGCCGGAATCGAAGATCAGAGCCGTTTTATTCCCGATGAAATCCGTGAAGAAAATCTCGGCGCCGTCGTCTCCGGTTTCATGCTTCGATTTCCCCTCCATTTCAAAGAGAAATCCGCCCCCGCAGTGTCGAATATCCTCGGCGGCATATCCGGTAGTCGGATATCCTCGAGGCCTCTCTTCGGATTTACACTCAATAGTTGTTGGAACTAAAAGAGGAAAAACTCaagtttccattttttttctttaa